From Fibrobacter sp. UWB13, the proteins below share one genomic window:
- the recA gene encoding recombinase RecA, with product MAKKTTTPTSNLSSEKAKAVEAAIAQIEKNYGKGSIMALGQQPVEDIPVIPTGCIQLDMALGVGGFPRGRIIEIYGPESSGKTTLALHAIAEAQKLGGVAAFIDAEHAFDAVYARKLGVDIESLLVSQPDTGEQALDIAETLVRSGAIDIIVVDSVAALVPQAEINGEMGDNHVGLQARLMSQALRKLTGILSKSNTCMLFINQLRMKIGVMFGNPETTTGGNALKFYATQRIDIRRIAAIKNGEEVIGNRTRVKIVKNKVAAPFTQCEFDILYGVGISREASILDLACELDIIQKSGSWFSYNNERIGQGRENTRLFLKDNVDLCNEIEQKIRESMKDVELFKLGENDAVDLGDDGEGEAIQEEA from the coding sequence ATGGCTAAGAAAACAACAACACCCACCAGCAACCTTTCCAGCGAAAAAGCCAAAGCAGTCGAAGCGGCAATTGCCCAAATCGAAAAGAATTATGGTAAAGGTTCCATCATGGCCCTCGGTCAACAGCCAGTCGAAGATATCCCGGTCATTCCGACGGGTTGCATCCAGCTCGACATGGCTCTCGGCGTAGGCGGATTCCCCCGCGGACGTATCATCGAAATTTATGGACCGGAATCTTCCGGTAAAACAACTCTCGCATTGCATGCGATTGCCGAAGCCCAGAAGCTTGGTGGCGTTGCTGCATTCATCGATGCTGAACACGCATTTGACGCGGTCTACGCCCGCAAGCTCGGTGTCGATATCGAATCGCTCCTCGTGTCCCAGCCGGACACCGGTGAACAGGCTCTCGACATTGCCGAAACGCTCGTGCGTTCTGGCGCTATCGACATCATCGTCGTGGACTCCGTTGCAGCTCTTGTACCGCAGGCAGAAATTAACGGCGAAATGGGCGACAACCACGTCGGTCTCCAGGCTCGTCTCATGTCCCAGGCACTCCGCAAGCTTACCGGCATTCTCTCCAAGTCGAACACCTGCATGCTCTTTATCAACCAGCTCCGTATGAAGATCGGTGTGATGTTCGGCAACCCGGAAACGACCACCGGTGGTAACGCGCTCAAGTTCTACGCTACGCAGCGTATCGACATCCGCCGTATCGCCGCTATCAAGAACGGTGAAGAAGTCATCGGTAACCGCACCCGCGTAAAGATTGTGAAGAACAAAGTTGCCGCTCCGTTTACCCAGTGCGAATTCGACATTCTCTACGGTGTGGGTATATCTCGCGAAGCCTCCATTCTCGACCTCGCCTGCGAACTGGACATCATCCAGAAGAGTGGTTCCTGGTTTAGCTACAACAACGAACGCATCGGTCAGGGTCGTGAAAATACACGCCTGTTCTTGAAGGACAACGTAGACCTCTGCAACGAAATCGAACAGAAGATTCGTGAAAGCATGAAGGACGTGGAACTCTTCAAGCTCGGTGAAAACGATGCCGTCGATCTTGGCGACGACGGAGAAGGCGAAGCGATCCAAGAAGAAGCTTAA
- a CDS encoding CinA family protein, which produces MNEIINIKHEIHELAMKIKEELIKRGEMMATAESCTGGLIASSIVNEAGSSAILKGGIVAYQNEVKHDLLGVDEEILAKYGAVSEQTVKAMAEGARQKFHCEWAVATSGIAGPTGAEPGKPVGTVWMCVANSLQNEAFCEIFAGNREQIREKSVYMIMSKLLFLLNGQKSTCTKVH; this is translated from the coding sequence ATGAACGAGATAATCAATATCAAACACGAAATTCACGAACTAGCCATGAAAATCAAGGAAGAACTGATCAAGCGCGGTGAGATGATGGCAACGGCGGAATCCTGCACGGGCGGGCTTATCGCATCGAGCATTGTCAACGAAGCGGGCTCTTCTGCGATTTTGAAGGGTGGAATCGTCGCCTACCAAAACGAAGTCAAGCACGACTTGCTGGGTGTGGACGAGGAAATCTTGGCAAAATACGGTGCAGTCAGCGAACAGACCGTTAAAGCCATGGCAGAAGGCGCTCGCCAAAAATTCCACTGCGAATGGGCGGTCGCCACTTCGGGAATCGCGGGACCCACCGGAGCAGAACCAGGAAAACCCGTCGGTACGGTTTGGATGTGTGTCGCCAATAGTTTGCAAAATGAAGCTTTTTGCGAAATTTTTGCAGGAAACCGTGAACAAATCCGTGAAAAAAGCGTGTATATGATAATGAGCAAGCTTCTTTTTTTACTGAATGGTCAAAAAAGCACTTGCACAAAAGTTCACTAA
- a CDS encoding DUF5683 domain-containing protein — MTLKTTIMALFMLCASLFAQAVAPSVAPDTAQGRAAVSAGGNVETSVADEDDESEDEEPTEAPAEADFEVSTTPLLRGKTGIEAIDTLPVNEWDIPTKRNSLKYAMLFSLLPGGGQYYTEHYVRGGFLTGIEGLLIYDVFFNRSYQKDRLLDRARPFQDSVLYFSSRLLNGPRDSIQYYHGKRVEFLERVRAQSDKKMEQEDVRKAEVAWLIGIHLYGMFDTFGIWFNNNHRSTEYRDMKTAMLWALLPGGGQIFNRDFGKAGLVYMGILGAVASVATSQNMVNYYLDRKHLIERENTSSEEYDRIKERVTYYRKNRNTYIWGGALIYLYSIADAAVDALLSDFDSPLHMALLPNFEGGAQAVMTLDF, encoded by the coding sequence ATGACTTTAAAAACCACCATAATGGCGCTTTTTATGCTTTGTGCCTCGCTTTTTGCTCAGGCTGTAGCGCCCTCTGTTGCCCCCGATACGGCTCAGGGGCGTGCTGCTGTATCTGCTGGTGGTAATGTCGAAACATCTGTAGCCGATGAAGACGATGAATCCGAAGACGAGGAGCCTACGGAAGCTCCTGCCGAAGCTGATTTTGAAGTCTCTACGACTCCGCTTTTAAGGGGCAAGACGGGGATTGAAGCTATTGATACGCTTCCCGTGAATGAATGGGACATCCCGACAAAGCGCAATTCTCTCAAGTACGCGATGCTTTTCAGCCTTCTTCCCGGTGGTGGTCAATATTACACGGAACATTACGTCCGTGGCGGGTTCTTGACGGGCATCGAGGGTTTGCTGATTTATGACGTTTTCTTCAACAGGTCTTATCAAAAAGATCGTCTTTTAGATCGTGCCCGTCCCTTCCAGGATTCAGTTCTTTATTTCTCGTCTCGGCTTTTGAATGGTCCTCGCGATAGTATTCAGTATTATCATGGAAAGCGTGTGGAATTCCTCGAGCGCGTGCGTGCCCAGAGTGACAAAAAAATGGAACAGGAGGATGTACGTAAGGCAGAAGTCGCATGGCTTATCGGCATACACCTTTACGGCATGTTTGATACGTTTGGAATTTGGTTCAACAACAACCATCGAAGCACGGAATATCGTGATATGAAGACTGCGATGCTGTGGGCGCTGTTGCCCGGTGGCGGACAGATTTTTAATCGCGATTTTGGTAAGGCGGGCCTAGTCTATATGGGCATTCTTGGCGCTGTGGCGAGTGTAGCCACTTCGCAGAACATGGTCAATTATTACCTTGATCGTAAGCACTTGATTGAAAGGGAGAATACGTCATCTGAAGAATATGACCGCATCAAGGAACGTGTGACGTACTATCGAAAGAACCGCAATACGTATATTTGGGGTGGTGCGTTAATTTACTTGTACTCTATCGCCGATGCCGCTGTTGATGCGCTTCTGAGCGATTTCGACAGCCCCTTGCACATGGCTCTTCTTCCGAATTTTGAAGGCGGCGCCCAAGCCGTCATGACTTTGGATTTTTAA
- a CDS encoding histidine phosphatase family protein codes for MILWTIRHTKPYNPKDVCYGRLDFDVSPTFEEESDKALKALVEAEAKPTRLFSSPLIRCTKFADKASKLLELPVEKEPAIIELNFGTWEGQKLTAVPRSEMHAWTSNLRGYRFPEGENFYDIDERAGKFLDSLPDDGEFLCITHAGVIASLQHSRCGLPDEVFVEGMFTYAMVTRFEFTRNADGMYHGTFTKIHDGIPMPSLKMEKA; via the coding sequence ATGATTCTTTGGACGATTCGACATACTAAGCCATACAACCCAAAAGATGTTTGCTACGGAAGACTGGACTTTGACGTCTCCCCCACGTTCGAAGAAGAATCGGACAAGGCCCTCAAAGCCTTGGTTGAAGCAGAAGCAAAGCCGACCCGTCTTTTTTCGAGTCCGCTTATCCGCTGCACCAAGTTTGCAGACAAAGCATCCAAGTTGCTAGAACTCCCTGTCGAAAAGGAACCCGCTATCATCGAGCTCAATTTCGGAACATGGGAAGGTCAAAAGCTGACTGCAGTCCCCCGTTCAGAGATGCACGCTTGGACGAGCAACCTCCGTGGATACAGGTTCCCCGAGGGCGAGAATTTTTATGACATCGACGAGCGTGCAGGAAAGTTCTTGGACTCACTCCCAGACGATGGAGAATTCCTGTGCATCACGCACGCAGGCGTAATCGCCTCATTGCAGCATTCACGCTGCGGACTGCCAGACGAGGTCTTCGTTGAGGGAATGTTTACGTACGCCATGGTAACACGTTTTGAATTTACTCGTAATGCAGACGGGATGTACCACGGAACGTTTACGAAAATTCACGACGGCATACCAATGCCCTCGCTCAAGATGGAAAAGGCTTAA
- a CDS encoding cadherin domain-containing protein has protein sequence MKKGNLILRTVLSTVSAVLGLAVCASAEDVPEVERDTVLLSPLHFEKDGAAVTDETENQRLWNELMKYKLWGTDSVIFNKGLFRIADPSGYTGTAKGKVYFRNGYHTLGGPIVSGNDIEISYPGMGANFDSLLVGPVRAGWLVLPGWYDAAGVKYEGTYCFEGQVFFDSPDRFANTNGDAATVMRRFIANVHKSGGKIYADWDKDMAVPGMTDVVVPGLPDLFVNKDANGNPLEALDGHFSDCPEEVPQPEKSLSVPELDLSGISWEPAVTLTEPYEETKYIQVPPITAADLAQSPKHVWFDKYVEKIQASSHTGKKLYILMPSNKQNANKKTGRLTRVFSRDGFDFNNSANDLRIQVVYVNDDATWNETTQSWDNFDLSKATVVPDSNYAGNLLFYTPADVKWMPFKASSGEAGDGAHFQGTFITSGTFMIYDHLSIAGQLIAGKWLWFESEFNGEFHYVPFNSPEIKTDVFVKDVFKEDDKTWYDMQFYLTDTAHTEVSFDYCFAFFGIDADTTGGKYDRYKSSTGTFAEPADLGESDDEHVMPLCSKGESRHIVIKKGQRRPTVPKYSAYLKVIEDDKIEDDEYMLFKIMNLNGAVISGNKFDGGLLVKIMDSDNKPPKFVDLDKLNLAVPENATKARAGKIKASDEENDGFKFEIVGGTAEDLFEIDPSSGVVTMKAGVEPFDYETWKDAGTKYNIEVEVCDEKATGYSAMLCDSRVFKISITDVNETPYFTYKATDKKEIKIAEDQPFSTDAVKFADTDIHNTDGLFTNNEVIAINGDTDYFDVTPAGYIYPKKGVVLDYETKNSYTITLRVRDATVDDNGKLVYPDLYDDMEFTIVVTDVDDGPKFDYKAYNGTVDENSIAGTEVDMDNAINATTTQTGAVITYKLLDETGSFEIDPGTGVITVAKGAVLDYETKSTYEMKVVASDEDKSKKNQIVQTDTATVVIKLNDLNEKPIFVEPTKTLTFPENKKGYEIGTLTFDDLDTASKFRNNKFECLECDELGFNLNPETGVLTTTRKFDYETEPKTYELTVIIQDASERADLVATGTITVELTNVYEFTELVYTVPESDSVGTSFKKSLEVDNVEGANGDLKFYILDGSKEVSATKEFKLNSKTGTFSVASPLDYETTESYSVRVRVKDTEGGYSDTTVTIKVIDVNEAPSVVVDTIYVSEDQVIKDPFSTVKTDKDDPDTKNADFRNNVYENTDKNDVVFVKSNGDVILLKPVDYEVDSVYTIMVRVTDKDDKTLTSTKKVVVKVKDVYEKSVVEITRVENKDSVYLKPTTIYVNDSILNVEWTRDGKFASSVDTVQEGCHLIIKTYKDPTKNDPGADTVEVCYSTAAPIVTVSANGEDVTADNIYTVVEKATKNDSAVYVNEKKNDIKVTVKDTAANVSKSFVVNVSLDTVSVSSKEFKNVQKIADTEVARKKDPASGITSVPENGDYYKNSYTETVNGVNVTVSYYTDKNGKDVKKSVITSSGKTKDIAVIEVSYTTKIDGKDVTISYYADASTGERVTLNTGLTDSESVLSADGEDVTGSYKVSYTYEDKKGNTVEVSYFLDEKGKIAKNNEGNIGYNVSYTYVNIYGNSSTKDVFIVLDQKGPVVKIESPTEDQILTSNFANVKWTVNGIEQDTLNVQGLDNGVNTIIRVFRDKAGNESRDSVHVMVKNVKNINIDVEKPVTLVSRDSVEKYYKENPPKKDQNYGVTFYNYKKGEETEALVGIDGKAKDGSGDVPYPGFDGHLGPTLAVDARVPVVSAVGGLATLDDIVINGGMIALDGVDAANSRKVSVEEYVEKYCTDEFKKSMTSDYSKMNLYWTTLKVKIWVYSNTGVFADYYSFDYDLDDPDYVNDAGLLKFYFEMKPDENGDVRTKDGRLYGTGAYLFKTEVKMTSKLRCDLPTSPDEDSSNKKKNAVIKSSDELLKSFGYRRPVNK, from the coding sequence ATGAAAAAAGGAAATTTAATTTTGAGAACAGTTTTGAGTACTGTTTCGGCCGTACTAGGGCTGGCAGTATGCGCTTCGGCTGAAGATGTGCCGGAGGTTGAACGCGACACCGTCTTATTGTCTCCGCTTCATTTTGAAAAGGATGGTGCCGCCGTTACCGATGAAACCGAGAACCAGCGCCTCTGGAATGAGCTTATGAAGTATAAGCTCTGGGGCACCGATTCTGTTATCTTCAATAAAGGTCTGTTTAGAATCGCTGATCCGAGTGGCTATACGGGAACGGCCAAAGGTAAAGTCTATTTCCGCAATGGATACCACACGCTAGGTGGTCCGATTGTTTCTGGTAACGATATTGAAATCAGTTATCCTGGTATGGGTGCCAATTTCGACTCCCTACTGGTTGGACCGGTTCGTGCTGGGTGGCTTGTGCTTCCGGGTTGGTATGACGCTGCTGGTGTGAAGTATGAAGGAACTTATTGCTTTGAAGGACAAGTCTTCTTTGATTCCCCAGATCGCTTTGCAAATACAAATGGTGATGCTGCCACAGTAATGAGACGCTTTATTGCAAATGTTCATAAAAGTGGTGGTAAAATTTATGCGGACTGGGATAAGGATATGGCTGTCCCTGGTATGACTGATGTTGTTGTTCCTGGTTTGCCTGATTTGTTTGTTAACAAGGATGCTAACGGTAATCCTTTAGAAGCCCTTGATGGTCATTTTTCTGATTGCCCTGAAGAAGTCCCTCAACCAGAAAAGAGTCTTTCCGTTCCTGAATTAGATTTGTCGGGAATTTCGTGGGAACCTGCTGTTACTTTGACTGAACCTTACGAAGAAACTAAATATATTCAGGTTCCGCCTATTACCGCTGCGGATTTAGCTCAATCACCGAAGCACGTTTGGTTTGACAAGTATGTGGAGAAAATTCAGGCTTCTAGCCATACGGGTAAAAAGCTCTATATCTTGATGCCTTCGAACAAACAGAATGCGAATAAAAAAACAGGCCGCTTGACGCGTGTGTTCTCAAGGGATGGCTTTGATTTTAATAATTCTGCCAATGACTTGAGAATTCAGGTTGTCTATGTCAATGATGATGCTACTTGGAACGAAACAACCCAATCTTGGGATAACTTTGATTTGAGCAAGGCTACGGTTGTCCCGGATTCTAACTATGCGGGTAATCTTTTGTTCTATACGCCTGCTGATGTGAAATGGATGCCGTTCAAGGCGAGTTCTGGAGAAGCAGGTGACGGCGCTCATTTCCAGGGAACATTTATTACTTCTGGTACGTTCATGATTTATGACCACTTAAGCATTGCTGGTCAGCTGATTGCTGGCAAGTGGCTTTGGTTTGAATCTGAATTTAATGGTGAATTCCATTACGTTCCGTTCAACTCTCCCGAAATCAAGACTGACGTCTTTGTCAAGGACGTCTTCAAGGAAGATGATAAGACTTGGTATGACATGCAGTTCTACTTGACCGATACTGCCCATACCGAAGTTTCTTTTGACTACTGTTTCGCCTTCTTCGGCATTGATGCGGATACGACTGGCGGTAAGTATGATAGGTACAAGAGCTCTACAGGTACTTTTGCTGAACCTGCTGATTTGGGTGAAAGTGATGATGAACATGTGATGCCGCTTTGCAGCAAGGGCGAATCGAGACATATTGTCATCAAGAAAGGTCAGCGTCGCCCGACGGTGCCGAAATACTCCGCTTATCTCAAAGTCATTGAAGATGATAAAATCGAAGATGATGAATACATGTTGTTCAAAATCATGAACTTGAACGGTGCCGTCATTTCTGGTAATAAGTTCGATGGCGGTCTCTTGGTCAAGATCATGGATTCCGATAACAAGCCTCCTAAGTTTGTCGATTTGGACAAGCTCAATCTCGCTGTTCCTGAAAATGCAACGAAGGCTAGAGCGGGTAAGATTAAGGCTTCCGACGAAGAAAATGATGGATTCAAGTTTGAAATTGTTGGCGGCACAGCTGAGGATTTGTTCGAGATAGATCCGTCTTCTGGTGTAGTGACTATGAAGGCTGGTGTCGAACCGTTCGATTATGAAACTTGGAAGGATGCTGGAACAAAGTACAATATCGAAGTCGAAGTCTGCGATGAAAAGGCTACGGGATATAGCGCAATGCTTTGCGATAGCCGTGTGTTCAAGATTAGCATTACCGATGTCAACGAAACGCCTTACTTTACCTATAAGGCTACCGACAAAAAAGAAATTAAGATTGCTGAAGATCAGCCGTTCTCGACTGATGCTGTCAAGTTTGCAGATACGGACATCCACAATACAGACGGCTTGTTTACAAACAACGAGGTTATCGCCATTAATGGTGATACCGATTATTTCGATGTGACCCCTGCTGGCTATATTTATCCGAAAAAAGGTGTTGTTCTCGATTACGAAACGAAGAACTCCTACACCATTACGTTGCGCGTTCGCGATGCAACGGTTGATGACAATGGCAAACTTGTGTATCCGGATCTTTATGACGATATGGAATTTACCATCGTTGTAACGGATGTTGATGACGGTCCGAAGTTTGACTATAAGGCTTACAATGGAACCGTAGATGAAAATTCCATCGCGGGCACTGAAGTCGATATGGATAATGCCATTAATGCCACGACAACTCAGACGGGTGCCGTGATTACATACAAGCTGTTGGATGAAACCGGATCGTTTGAAATTGACCCGGGCACGGGTGTGATTACTGTGGCAAAGGGCGCTGTGCTTGATTATGAAACCAAGAGCACCTACGAAATGAAGGTCGTGGCTTCTGATGAAGACAAGTCCAAAAAGAATCAAATCGTGCAGACGGATACGGCAACGGTTGTCATCAAGCTTAACGACTTGAATGAAAAGCCGATCTTTGTCGAACCGACCAAGACGTTGACTTTCCCGGAAAATAAGAAGGGATACGAAATTGGTACGCTTACCTTTGATGACCTTGATACGGCATCGAAGTTCCGCAACAACAAATTTGAGTGTCTCGAATGCGATGAATTGGGCTTTAATCTGAATCCGGAAACGGGTGTTCTGACAACGACTCGCAAGTTTGACTATGAAACTGAACCCAAGACATACGAGTTGACCGTAATTATCCAGGATGCTTCGGAAAGGGCTGACCTTGTCGCTACGGGTACGATTACCGTTGAACTTACGAACGTCTACGAATTTACGGAACTTGTATATACTGTTCCGGAATCGGATTCTGTCGGTACGTCTTTCAAGAAGTCTCTTGAAGTGGATAATGTCGAAGGCGCTAACGGTGACCTTAAATTCTACATCCTCGATGGTTCTAAAGAAGTAAGTGCCACCAAGGAATTCAAGCTGAATTCCAAGACGGGAACCTTCTCTGTAGCATCTCCGCTGGATTATGAAACGACAGAATCTTATTCTGTAAGAGTTCGCGTCAAGGATACTGAAGGCGGATACTCCGATACGACTGTGACTATCAAAGTCATTGACGTCAATGAAGCCCCGTCTGTTGTGGTTGATACAATCTACGTGTCCGAAGACCAGGTCATTAAGGATCCGTTCAGCACTGTTAAGACGGACAAGGATGACCCGGATACCAAGAATGCTGATTTCCGCAACAACGTCTATGAAAATACGGACAAGAACGATGTCGTCTTTGTTAAGTCTAATGGCGATGTCATTCTCCTGAAGCCCGTCGATTACGAAGTGGATTCCGTCTATACGATTATGGTCCGCGTGACGGACAAGGACGACAAGACTCTGACTTCGACGAAGAAGGTCGTGGTCAAGGTTAAAGACGTCTATGAAAAGTCTGTCGTCGAAATCACTCGCGTCGAGAATAAGGATTCTGTCTACCTCAAGCCGACTACAATTTATGTGAACGATTCCATTCTGAATGTCGAATGGACGAGGGATGGCAAGTTTGCCTCTAGTGTCGATACGGTTCAAGAAGGTTGCCACCTCATTATCAAGACGTACAAGGACCCGACCAAGAACGACCCGGGTGCAGACACGGTTGAAGTTTGCTACAGCACCGCTGCTCCGATTGTAACGGTTTCCGCCAATGGTGAAGATGTTACTGCAGATAACATTTATACCGTTGTCGAAAAGGCTACAAAGAATGATAGCGCCGTCTATGTGAACGAGAAGAAGAACGATATCAAGGTAACGGTCAAGGATACTGCTGCCAATGTGTCTAAGTCGTTTGTTGTGAACGTAAGCCTCGATACGGTTTCTGTTTCGTCTAAGGAATTCAAGAATGTGCAAAAGATTGCTGATACTGAAGTTGCCCGTAAAAAGGATCCTGCTTCGGGAATCACTTCTGTTCCTGAAAATGGCGATTACTACAAGAACTCTTATACCGAAACGGTTAACGGCGTTAATGTGACGGTCTCTTACTACACGGATAAGAATGGTAAGGATGTCAAGAAATCTGTAATCACTTCTTCGGGTAAGACGAAGGATATTGCCGTTATCGAAGTCTCTTATACGACGAAGATTGATGGCAAGGACGTTACAATCTCGTACTATGCAGATGCCTCTACTGGTGAACGCGTGACTCTGAATACGGGGCTCACGGATAGTGAATCTGTACTTTCTGCGGATGGCGAAGACGTTACTGGTTCGTACAAAGTATCTTATACCTATGAAGATAAGAAGGGCAATACTGTCGAGGTCTCGTACTTCTTGGACGAGAAGGGCAAGATTGCTAAGAACAACGAAGGTAACATTGGCTATAACGTCAGCTACACCTATGTGAACATCTACGGCAATTCTTCGACGAAGGATGTATTCATTGTTCTTGACCAGAAGGGACCTGTCGTAAAGATCGAGTCTCCGACTGAAGATCAAATCCTTACATCGAATTTTGCAAATGTCAAGTGGACGGTCAATGGCATCGAGCAAGATACGCTTAATGTTCAGGGCCTTGACAACGGTGTGAATACGATTATCCGCGTGTTCCGTGACAAGGCGGGTAACGAATCTCGTGATTCTGTTCATGTCATGGTCAAGAACGTCAAGAACATCAATATTGACGTTGAAAAGCCGGTAACGCTTGTCAGCCGTGATTCTGTTGAAAAGTACTACAAGGAAAATCCGCCCAAGAAAGACCAGAACTACGGTGTGACATTCTATAACTACAAGAAGGGTGAGGAAACCGAAGCTCTTGTGGGTATCGACGGCAAGGCTAAGGATGGCTCTGGTGACGTTCCGTATCCTGGCTTTGATGGTCACCTCGGACCGACTCTGGCAGTCGACGCTCGTGTGCCTGTCGTAAGTGCTGTGGGTGGACTGGCAACGCTGGACGATATCGTCATCAATGGCGGTATGATTGCTCTGGACGGTGTGGATGCAGCCAACAGTAGAAAGGTTTCTGTCGAAGAATACGTTGAGAAGTATTGCACGGACGAATTTAAGAAGTCCATGACTTCGGACTATAGCAAGATGAACCTCTACTGGACGACGCTCAAGGTTAAGATCTGGGTGTACTCGAACACGGGTGTGTTTGCGGATTACTACAGCTTCGATTACGACCTTGACGATCCGGATTATGTGAACGATGCTGGTCTTTTGAAGTTCTACTTCGAAATGAAACCCGATGAAAATGGTGACGTAAGGACTAAGGATGGACGTCTCTATGGTACGGGCGCCTACCTCTTCAAGACCGAAGTCAAGATGACGTCGAAGCTCCGTTGCGATCTCCCGACGAGTCCTGACGAGGATAGTTCTAACAAGAAGAAGAACGCCGTTATCAAGTCTAGCGATGAACTTCTCAAGTCGTTCGGTTACAGACGTCCCGTTAATAAATAG